In Bacillota bacterium, the genomic stretch GGAGTATTCGATGAGCCTTCTTTACTGCCCGAAATCTCCCGGCAATACGGAATAGAAGCTGAAACCAGAATCCCAGAGCGGCTATATCCGCCGAGTCGGTGAAATACCATTCTTCCAGTAGCCGCATTCCCCTGCCCCAAGTTTCGATCTGCTTCGCATCGTCTATTCCCCAGTGGATTTGAGCCCCAGTCTTCTTTATCGATGGATGATTCCCGGCGCTTCTTGCCGTCAGACGGCTATACACGTCGAAGGCAATTTCGCTCCCGGGCAGACGCCTCTGTAGCTCAGTAAGGAGTTCTTTGACATCTTCTTCGTGCAGATACATCAGCAGTCCCTCTGCTATGATGCATGCACCGCCATTTCCCTTTACTCGATCCAGCCAGGCATGGTCTGTTACGGAAGACGGAATCATGTGGTAGTGATCCGTCTCATCGTAGAACATCCTCCGCAACTCGATGACATCTGGGTAGTCGAGATCATACCATTCTCCTTTTGTGTGACCAACTCTGAGCACGCGGCTATCCAATCCGCAACCCAAATGCAGCACGAGTGGATTCTCAGTTCTATCCAGGTAATCCCTTACGCATGAATCGAGCTTCTTCGCTCGCATGGCCAGGGTGACCAACGATTGCCTGGGAATCTGCAGCTCCCGGAAATCGTAGTCGATGTTTCGTAGAATCTCTTCGGCCTTGGGGTCAATGATAATCGGACGTACCCGCCGGCTTTCGATAGCTTTGCTGTACAAGGGGATCAACAGAGTCTCCTTCTCTTGGGTCAGTCGGATCTTCTGTTTTTCCATGTTTTCCTCCTTGCCTTGGTGAAATGATATTTATAAAGTAAACGAACAGTCCTGGGTTTGTTTCTTCAGACTCCTTTTCACCGGCGGTAGGACCTCTTAATCCCATAACCTAATAATACCTATTTTTATTGGGCTGCCGCAAAGAGGGCAGGTTTTCTTTTCCATATCATACGGGGTTACTTCCCGGTAGTACCGGAGGCTCTGCGCTTCCGGCTACCGGGGGTATCCAAATAGGGTGGAATAACGATACTCTTATTATCCATGGCGGTGGGTTTAGGAGTGTTTGGCTCGGGTATCTAAAGCTGTGGTGCCCACACATAGCTGCCTGTTTTATCTATGTAACCCATACCTTCTTCAGTATATACCACCGCCAAGCCCCCGGAAAAACTCCCAGCTGCCAGAAAATGGGGCGCGATAACGAAGTCCCCGGTCTTATCAATAAAACCCCACTTTTTTTCGTTCACATAGACGAGGGCTACCCCTTCAGAAAACGGATAGGCTCCCCGGAAACTTGGAGGAATTACCACCTCTCCCGCTTTATTAATATACCCGAACTTCCAGCCCTCCACGTCGACCGGGGCCAGTCCTTCGGAAAAGATACCCGGCCCCAGGCGCGTCTCGAGCACCATCTCGCCGGTTGTGTCGATGTAGCCCCGCTTTCCATCAACAGCCACAAAGGCAAGTCCCTCGGAAAAGTCATATGCCTCCTCTAGTTCCGGTTCCACTATATACCGCCCTGTCTTGTCGATGTATCCGTGTTTCCAGCGTTCTTCACCCTCGTGTCCTGGAATGGCAGTTGTCACGGCGACGCGGGCCACCCCCCCGGAAAACGGCCAAGCGTAGATAAACTGAGGCGGAATAATTTCTTTTCCGGTCAGGTCGATGTAGCCCCACTTCCCGCCGATTTTAACTGCAGCAAGCCCTTCCGAAAACTCAGTGGCTTCCTCAAACTGCAGCGGGATCGCAACCTTTCCCGTTTTGTCTATATACCCCGAGACGTGACCCCGAGCGGGGTCGCTCACGTCGACAACAACCGCCAATCCTTCCGCAAAGTAAGAATTACACTCCAGCGACCTGCTGAGAGAGATAGCAGTTTTTCCAGAAAGGTCGATGAATACCGGTCTGCCTTCCACGCGCACAAGGGCAAGGCCCTCCTTGAATCCCAGGCGTGGTTCGTCAAACTGGGGGCTGATTACTAGCGCTCCCGAAGCGTCGATAAAACCCCACTTTCCGTTCTTGATTACGGGGAAAAGCGCGGTTACAATCCTGACCGTCTGCGTTTTCCCGTCCCAGTACGTACCTGCGCCCAGGGCCTCGGAGACGAAGTGAAGCGGGACCAGGGTGCGGCCGTTTTTGATTACAGGCGGAACCTCAAGAGCAACGGGAGTTTCGTTGTGATACGCCGTTCTCGCCCCGATGGTCAGCTTTACAGTTGTGCCGCCTTTTATGGCCGTAACGGCGCGCGTAGCTTCGTCCCATACTATCTCTGCCCCCAAGCTCTCAAAGATCGCCCGCATGGGAACAAGAACGCGGCCTTGTTCGATTATTGGGGAAACGTCGAACGTAAGCGGATTGCCGTCAAGCAGGACGCGGGGCGCAGCGAAGGCAGGAAGAGCAAGAAGAGAAATGAGAGCGCAGCAAAGAATTAAACAAAGCTTAATTTTTGATAGGCAGTTCCGCTACCTTCTTGAAGTTTTGCTTCTATAGCCAAATATTTCGCGTTGTACTGGAGTACTATATCCACCTTTCGGGGCGTTCCAACAAATCTATAACCTACAGGCTTTTCTGTTAGGACTTCTATATCCTCATTCCACGACAAGATGTATCGTACTAGAGCGTCCCTAAAGCGGTCGGCTTTGCTCGGCACTATTTTCTCCTGCTTTCTAACTTACTTAACTGTAATTTCT encodes the following:
- a CDS encoding WG repeat-containing protein; amino-acid sequence: MEQGRVLVPMRAIFESLGAEIVWDEATRAVTAIKGGTTVKLTIGARTAYHNETPVALEVPPVIKNGRTLVPLHFVSEALGAGTYWDGKTQTVRIVTALFPVIKNGKWGFIDASGALVISPQFDEPRLGFKEGLALVRVEGRPVFIDLSGKTAISLSRSLECNSYFAEGLAVVVDVSDPARGHVSGYIDKTGKVAIPLQFEEATEFSEGLAAVKIGGKWGYIDLTGKEIIPPQFIYAWPFSGGVARVAVTTAIPGHEGEERWKHGYIDKTGRYIVEPELEEAYDFSEGLAFVAVDGKRGYIDTTGEMVLETRLGPGIFSEGLAPVDVEGWKFGYINKAGEVVIPPSFRGAYPFSEGVALVYVNEKKWGFIDKTGDFVIAPHFLAAGSFSGGLAVVYTEEGMGYIDKTGSYVWAPQL
- a CDS encoding class I SAM-dependent methyltransferase, which produces MEKQKIRLTQEKETLLIPLYSKAIESRRVRPIIIDPKAEEILRNIDYDFRELQIPRQSLVTLAMRAKKLDSCVRDYLDRTENPLVLHLGCGLDSRVLRVGHTKGEWYDLDYPDVIELRRMFYDETDHYHMIPSSVTDHAWLDRVKGNGGACIIAEGLLMYLHEEDVKELLTELQRRLPGSEIAFDVYSRLTARSAGNHPSIKKTGAQIHWGIDDAKQIETWGRGMRLLEEWYFTDSADIAALGFWFQLLFRIAGRFRAVKKAHRILRFQL